The following are from one region of the Paenibacillus sp. JZ16 genome:
- a CDS encoding DoxX family protein: MFNHWLRTNKVAMWLLTFIRVYIGYEWLTAGWGKLTGVGFDAGGFLQGAIANATGDHPAVQGWWAAFLEHAALPGVKLFNFIIPLGEFLVGLGLILGTFTTFAALMGLVMNAAFLFSGTVSTNAQMLLLEVLIIVAAANAGKIGLDRWVLPYLRGLWNRMTHRDHEPKAPTTHLKKRTA; encoded by the coding sequence ATGTTTAACCATTGGCTGAGAACGAACAAAGTTGCAATGTGGCTGCTGACCTTCATCCGGGTTTATATCGGTTATGAATGGCTGACAGCAGGTTGGGGCAAATTGACAGGCGTCGGATTTGACGCTGGTGGGTTCCTCCAAGGCGCGATTGCCAATGCAACCGGCGATCACCCTGCCGTCCAAGGCTGGTGGGCAGCGTTCCTGGAGCATGCGGCACTGCCGGGCGTGAAGCTCTTCAACTTCATCATCCCGCTCGGTGAGTTCCTGGTAGGTCTCGGACTCATTCTCGGTACCTTCACCACCTTCGCCGCCCTGATGGGACTGGTCATGAATGCCGCGTTCCTCTTCTCGGGTACCGTGAGCACCAACGCCCAAATGTTACTGCTTGAAGTGCTGATCATCGTCGCTGCGGCCAACGCCGGTAAAATCGGTCTTGACCGTTGGGTTCTCCCTTACCTTCGCGGCCTGTGGAATAGAATGACCCACCGTGATCATGAACCCAAAGCACCGACAACTCATCTGAAAAAGCGCACAGCTTAA
- a CDS encoding LysR family transcriptional regulator: MESGDLRIFRAVAEEGSITRAAQRLQYVPSNVTGRIRQLEDRLQTALFIRSNRGMELTPAGERLLGYTRQILNLLDEAEKSVQAEDTPRGPLRIGAIESTAAAYLPGRLADYYARHPEVSLSLTTGNSSVLMQQVLDRELDGAFVYGPLTHPLLKQIPSYNEELVLISEAGAASQQEQLQKPMLILSTGCTHRSRVERLLAEAGVQHPQIIEFGSLEAVLGGVASGLGVALLPRSNAVSLSNEKNIAAMTLPESYREVVVYFIYHRDVPLSSALRAFLEPEHQK, encoded by the coding sequence ATGGAAAGCGGAGATTTACGGATATTCCGAGCAGTAGCGGAGGAAGGCAGCATTACGCGGGCGGCCCAACGCCTGCAGTATGTTCCCTCCAACGTCACGGGCCGGATCCGCCAGCTGGAGGACAGGCTCCAGACGGCCCTGTTTATCCGAAGCAATCGAGGGATGGAACTGACCCCGGCCGGCGAGCGCCTGCTTGGATACACGCGTCAAATTTTAAATTTGCTAGATGAAGCGGAGAAATCCGTACAGGCAGAGGATACGCCGCGGGGACCGCTACGAATCGGTGCGATTGAATCCACCGCCGCTGCATATCTGCCAGGACGCCTGGCCGACTATTACGCCCGTCACCCCGAGGTCAGCCTGTCCCTCACCACGGGCAACTCCAGCGTGCTGATGCAGCAAGTGCTGGACCGCGAACTGGACGGCGCTTTCGTGTACGGACCTTTGACGCATCCTCTGCTGAAACAGATCCCTTCGTATAATGAGGAACTGGTGCTCATCTCCGAAGCCGGAGCGGCAAGCCAGCAGGAGCAGCTGCAGAAGCCGATGCTTATTTTGTCGACAGGCTGCACCCACCGATCCAGAGTGGAGCGCCTGCTGGCCGAGGCTGGCGTTCAACATCCGCAAATCATAGAGTTCGGTTCGCTCGAAGCCGTGTTAGGCGGGGTTGCTTCGGGTCTCGGCGTAGCGCTTCTCCCGAGGTCCAATGCCGTTTCGCTTTCCAACGAGAAAAACATTGCAGCCATGACACTGCCGGAGTCCTACCGCGAGGTCGTGGTGTATTTTATCTATCACCGCGACGTGCCGCTGAGCAGCGCCCTTCGAGCTTTTCTGGAGCCGGAGCATCAAAAATGA
- a CDS encoding zinc-binding dehydrogenase has translation MKAAIHHGRSGLDGLRVGNMESKQPGPGEIRVRLKTAGLNHRDLFLMKGRHAADAPLILGSDGAGIIDAVGEGVGGLTAGTEVIIHPTIGWDNTEEVPVVPQILGGPTDGTFAETVVIPADNAFRKPTYLTWEEAGVLSLSALTAYRALFTRAHIKPGEHVLIPGIGGGVATYAMLMAQTAGAVVSVTSRSQAKLEEARRYSVHRAFSSSGDWNKELQGEKVDVILDSIGPATFPQYLEVIKPNGRIVSFGASSGDAVEVPLRALFFPQLSWIGTSMGSREEFGEMLRFMEEHTIAPLIDRMYPLDEILDAFRRMTAGEQFGNIGLRIG, from the coding sequence GTGAAAGCAGCCATTCATCACGGCCGGAGCGGTCTGGACGGACTTCGGGTCGGCAATATGGAATCGAAACAACCGGGTCCCGGTGAGATCCGGGTCCGTTTAAAGACGGCCGGACTCAATCACCGCGATCTGTTTCTGATGAAGGGACGTCATGCGGCGGATGCACCGCTCATTCTTGGCTCAGACGGAGCAGGCATCATTGATGCCGTGGGTGAAGGAGTGGGGGGTCTGACAGCCGGCACGGAAGTCATCATCCATCCGACGATCGGTTGGGATAACACCGAAGAGGTCCCGGTGGTGCCGCAGATCCTGGGCGGACCCACGGACGGTACGTTTGCTGAAACGGTCGTCATTCCAGCGGACAATGCCTTCAGAAAGCCGACATACCTGACATGGGAGGAAGCGGGAGTACTGTCTTTATCCGCGCTAACGGCCTACCGTGCGCTGTTTACGAGGGCGCATATCAAACCTGGCGAGCATGTGCTTATACCAGGTATAGGAGGCGGGGTTGCAACCTACGCCATGCTCATGGCCCAGACTGCGGGGGCTGTCGTCAGCGTCACTTCCCGAAGCCAAGCCAAGCTCGAAGAAGCGCGGCGCTATTCTGTGCATAGGGCTTTTTCGAGCAGCGGGGATTGGAACAAAGAGCTGCAAGGGGAGAAGGTGGACGTGATTCTGGATAGTATCGGTCCGGCTACCTTTCCCCAATACTTGGAAGTGATCAAGCCGAATGGGCGGATCGTCAGCTTTGGGGCCAGCTCCGGCGACGCGGTCGAGGTTCCGCTGAGAGCTTTATTTTTTCCGCAGCTGTCCTGGATCGGTACGTCGATGGGGAGCCGCGAGGAGTTTGGAGAGATGCTTCGGTTCATGGAGGAGCACACCATTGCGCCCCTGATCGACCGGATGTACCCGCTGGATGAGATTCTGGATGCGTTCCGGCGGATGACGGCGGGCGAGCAGTTTGGCAATATTGGTTTGCGGATCGGATGA
- a CDS encoding DUF3048 domain-containing protein, with product MSMATVLMLSGCGGDKQQAEPAPAPVVEAPIEQPVEAPQEETSSPYKAPLTGMPLEASLTQRPLAVMINNAPAARPQSGLGQADMVYEVLAEGGITRLIGIFQSQSGIEKIGPIRSIRPYLINLGESYGGVLVHAGGSPEAYSIIQKQGKQDMDEIGNAGSFFWRDKERKAPHNLYSSDEKLREGAAKLNYGNDVKVPQYSFYSEPTAASGEGAEGTAPVEVISGEPGEKVEIKFLLDSYVVAYQYDGSSNTYKRWVNGSPHVDLNDNVQLEAANVIVLGADHKVLDDVGRLAVNVEAGGKAMLFQRGEVIEGQWVRAAGDAIRFVKDGKEVPLVPGTTYFNIVPNSPSFESHVTITNP from the coding sequence ATGTCGATGGCGACAGTTCTTATGCTGTCGGGCTGCGGCGGAGATAAACAGCAGGCGGAGCCTGCTCCGGCACCGGTGGTGGAGGCTCCGATCGAGCAGCCGGTAGAAGCGCCTCAAGAGGAAACGTCCTCTCCATATAAGGCACCGCTGACAGGAATGCCGTTAGAAGCGTCACTGACGCAGCGGCCGCTGGCCGTTATGATCAATAACGCACCGGCGGCAAGGCCGCAGTCGGGTCTGGGACAAGCGGATATGGTGTATGAAGTGCTGGCGGAAGGAGGGATCACGCGACTGATCGGCATTTTCCAAAGCCAGAGCGGCATTGAGAAGATCGGGCCGATTCGCAGCATTCGTCCTTATCTCATCAATCTTGGCGAGAGCTACGGCGGCGTTCTGGTCCACGCGGGCGGCAGCCCTGAAGCTTATAGCATCATCCAAAAGCAAGGCAAGCAGGATATGGACGAGATCGGAAATGCCGGCTCCTTCTTCTGGAGAGACAAGGAACGCAAAGCGCCGCATAATCTGTATTCCAGCGACGAGAAGCTTCGTGAAGGAGCGGCCAAGCTTAATTATGGCAACGACGTGAAGGTGCCGCAATATTCGTTCTATTCGGAGCCGACGGCAGCAAGCGGCGAAGGTGCAGAAGGAACGGCGCCTGTGGAGGTTATTTCCGGTGAACCCGGGGAGAAGGTAGAAATCAAATTTTTACTAGACAGTTATGTGGTGGCTTATCAGTATGACGGTTCGTCCAATACGTACAAACGGTGGGTCAATGGATCGCCGCATGTGGATCTTAACGATAATGTCCAGCTTGAAGCCGCGAATGTCATCGTGCTGGGGGCGGATCATAAGGTGCTGGATGATGTGGGCCGGCTTGCCGTGAATGTGGAAGCGGGCGGGAAAGCGATGCTGTTCCAGCGCGGAGAGGTCATCGAGGGGCAGTGGGTACGCGCAGCGGGCGATGCGATCCGTTTTGTGAAGGACGGCAAGGAAGTGCCATTGGTGCCGGGAACGACGTATTTCAACATTGTGCCGAATTCGCCTTCATTTGAAAGCCATGTGACCATTACGAATCCTTGA
- a CDS encoding DUF47 domain-containing protein: MKLKKKDIFFQTLENMADTVVQAADYFSQHVSNLQDVLEFANEMKKYESQCDTYTHTIITELNKTFITPIERDDIMDLTTSMDDVMDGLEATASRFYMYNLGKPDEYMVQFAEILRQSAYEIQKAIHLLSQKKLLAIREYTIRLNDLENQGDELLRICIKDLFATVSDPILLIKKKEIYERLETTTDTCEDVANMLESIIMRNS; encoded by the coding sequence ATGAAATTGAAGAAGAAGGATATATTCTTCCAAACGTTGGAGAATATGGCCGATACGGTGGTACAAGCCGCAGATTATTTTTCGCAGCACGTTTCCAATCTTCAAGATGTGCTTGAATTTGCCAATGAAATGAAAAAATACGAGTCCCAGTGTGATACCTATACGCATACCATCATCACTGAGCTCAACAAAACGTTTATCACGCCAATCGAACGCGACGATATTATGGACCTGACAACCAGCATGGACGATGTGATGGACGGATTGGAAGCAACGGCATCCCGTTTCTATATGTACAATTTGGGGAAACCTGACGAGTACATGGTACAGTTTGCCGAAATTTTGCGTCAATCGGCTTACGAAATTCAGAAGGCCATTCATTTGCTCTCTCAGAAAAAACTTCTGGCCATTCGTGAGTACACGATCCGCTTGAACGATCTGGAGAACCAAGGCGACGAGCTGCTGCGCATCTGTATCAAGGATCTGTTCGCCACCGTCTCTGACCCGATTCTGCTGATCAAGAAAAAAGAGATTTACGAACGTCTTGAAACGACCACGGACACCTGCGAAGACGTGGCAAATATGCTGGAATCCATCATTATGCGCAACTCGTAA
- a CDS encoding inorganic phosphate transporter, producing MDTTMLVLVIVVFLALAFDFINGFHDTANAIATSVSTRALKPRVAILLAASMNFVGAMMFTGVAKTIGGSVADPTKLDNGIEVVIATLLAAIIWNLVTWWFGLPSSSSHALIGALAGAVFVGAGSDMLNYGGFKDIVLALILSPILAFVIGYVVMQLLKFIFAKRSPHTVNKGFRTMQIFTAALQSFTHGTNDAQKAMGIITFALVTSGQLTEMEVPLWVKISAATAMALGTSVGGWKIIKTMGTKIFKIEPINGFAADFSAASVIFSATLLHLPISTTHAITSAILGVGSAKRFSAVKWSLAGRIVVTWFITIPITAVLAGVIFKILF from the coding sequence ATGGATACAACGATGTTAGTATTAGTAATTGTTGTTTTTTTGGCGCTTGCATTTGACTTCATCAACGGGTTTCACGATACGGCGAATGCTATCGCAACGTCGGTTTCGACCCGGGCCCTGAAGCCGCGGGTAGCCATACTGCTTGCAGCGAGCATGAACTTCGTCGGCGCGATGATGTTCACAGGGGTTGCCAAAACCATCGGCGGAAGCGTCGCCGATCCGACCAAGCTGGATAACGGGATCGAGGTAGTTATTGCAACATTGCTTGCAGCCATCATCTGGAACCTGGTTACCTGGTGGTTCGGATTGCCTTCATCTTCTTCCCATGCTCTGATCGGGGCATTGGCCGGTGCGGTATTTGTCGGCGCGGGAAGCGACATGCTGAATTATGGCGGATTTAAGGATATCGTATTAGCGCTGATTCTGTCGCCTATCCTTGCGTTTGTGATCGGTTATGTGGTTATGCAGCTGCTGAAGTTCATCTTTGCCAAGCGCAGTCCGCATACGGTGAATAAAGGCTTCCGCACGATGCAGATCTTTACGGCAGCACTGCAATCCTTCACGCACGGTACCAACGATGCACAGAAGGCGATGGGGATTATCACTTTTGCTCTGGTTACCTCCGGTCAATTGACAGAGATGGAAGTTCCGCTCTGGGTTAAAATTTCGGCAGCGACAGCGATGGCGCTCGGAACCTCGGTGGGCGGCTGGAAGATCATCAAAACCATGGGTACGAAAATTTTCAAAATCGAGCCGATCAACGGCTTCGCAGCGGATTTCTCGGCTGCATCCGTCATCTTCTCGGCTACGCTGCTTCACTTGCCAATCAGTACGACGCATGCCATAACGTCGGCGATTCTCGGCGTAGGCTCAGCGAAACGCTTCTCCGCCGTGAAATGGTCCCTGGCAGGCCGCATCGTAGTGACCTGGTTTATTACGATTCCGATTACGGCTGTACTGGCAGGAGTCATCTTTAAAATTCTTTTCTAA
- the corA gene encoding magnesium/cobalt transporter CorA, with the protein MIRTLAITPSYEAVIGLPLEEIRMEDYTWIWVDFSEPTPEEARMLDSYFHFHPLAVEDCMHILQRPKLDYYEQMQFLVLHALQPDTLGVVEVDLFLAPSYIVSFHEKAMREMDEAWDRVLSVAGKGPLGQDGPSFTAYTIMDKLVDQYFPSLFAIEDELAELESHGEKDSVEDLMNQVFALRSRLLRLRRTVVPMRDLLYRIVNSQHLQHHAHHAYFSDIYDHLLKLADMIEADREMTADLRDSYISVNSNRMNTIMKTLTVITTIFMPLTLIAGIYGMNFENMPELEWHYGYFFVLLLMFVLGGGMVLWFMRRGWFK; encoded by the coding sequence ATGATTCGCACGTTAGCCATTACCCCAAGCTATGAAGCGGTAATCGGACTTCCACTCGAAGAGATTCGAATGGAGGACTATACCTGGATCTGGGTCGATTTCAGTGAGCCGACGCCGGAGGAGGCGCGGATGCTGGATAGCTATTTTCATTTTCACCCGCTGGCGGTGGAGGATTGCATGCACATCCTGCAGCGGCCGAAGCTGGATTATTACGAACAGATGCAGTTCTTAGTCTTACATGCCCTACAGCCGGATACGCTGGGTGTCGTCGAGGTGGATCTATTTCTAGCACCTTCGTATATTGTATCTTTTCACGAGAAAGCCATGCGCGAAATGGATGAAGCTTGGGACCGCGTGCTCTCGGTCGCCGGCAAGGGACCGCTGGGTCAAGACGGCCCAAGCTTCACGGCCTATACGATCATGGATAAGCTGGTGGATCAGTACTTTCCAAGCTTGTTTGCCATCGAGGATGAGCTGGCCGAGCTGGAAAGCCATGGGGAGAAGGATTCGGTCGAGGATCTAATGAATCAGGTGTTTGCGCTTCGTTCCAGACTGCTTCGCCTGCGGCGGACGGTCGTGCCGATGCGGGATCTGCTGTACCGGATCGTGAATTCGCAGCATTTGCAGCACCACGCGCACCATGCTTATTTTTCCGACATTTATGACCATCTGCTGAAGCTGGCGGACATGATCGAAGCCGACCGCGAGATGACGGCGGACCTTCGGGACAGCTACATATCGGTGAATTCGAACCGGATGAACACCATCATGAAGACACTGACGGTCATCACGACCATCTTCATGCCGCTTACCTTGATTGCCGGGATTTACGGGATGAATTTCGAGAACATGCCGGAGCTGGAGTGGCATTATGGATACTTCTTCGTGCTCCTTCTCATGTTCGTGCTTGGCGGGGGCATGGTGTTGTGGTTTATGCGCAGAGGCTGGTTTAAATAG
- a CDS encoding YrhK family protein → MKLRLRPHPKKRSPHQPDEPLRSRLLRRMLRLAWKRKRKLAVTNRYEVGMVISEIATGLLFITGSILMFYPHMKRVPTVLYLMGSIMMLLRSGLRGSYWFRLKSLERAENKEAGPEGDWTR, encoded by the coding sequence ATGAAACTCAGGCTCAGACCACATCCCAAGAAGCGTTCACCGCATCAACCAGATGAGCCTTTGCGTTCCCGGCTGCTGCGCCGGATGCTTCGCTTGGCTTGGAAACGAAAACGAAAGCTCGCCGTGACGAACCGCTATGAGGTGGGCATGGTCATCAGCGAGATTGCGACCGGCCTGTTGTTCATCACTGGCAGCATACTCATGTTCTATCCCCATATGAAACGGGTCCCGACCGTGCTGTATCTGATGGGCAGCATCATGATGCTGCTGCGTTCCGGTCTGCGCGGATCCTATTGGTTTCGGTTAAAATCACTCGAAAGAGCCGAGAATAAAGAAGCCGGTCCCGAAGGGGACTGGACGCGCTGA
- a CDS encoding YerC/YecD family TrpR-related protein, with the protein MQLKKLNDKSIDQLFEAILTLGSVEECYVFFDDLCTVNEIQSLSQRLEVARMLGKGCTYNQIEAETGASTATISRVKRCLNYGNDGYKMTLERLGR; encoded by the coding sequence GTGCAATTAAAGAAGCTAAATGATAAAAGCATCGATCAATTATTCGAAGCGATATTAACCCTGGGCAGTGTGGAAGAGTGCTATGTATTCTTCGATGATCTCTGCACCGTTAACGAAATTCAGTCCTTGTCGCAGCGGCTGGAAGTGGCGCGCATGCTGGGCAAGGGATGCACATACAACCAGATTGAAGCAGAAACGGGAGCCAGCACCGCAACGATATCGCGCGTGAAGCGTTGCCTGAACTACGGCAATGACGGTTATAAAATGACGCTGGAGCGTTTAGGACGTTAA
- a CDS encoding sirohydrochlorin chelatase: MTKPGVLVISHGSREQKWVSLVDEAVHSLASRMDIPVVSSYLELVEGRLIQDGITALEDQGVTDIVVIPLFVSSGSTHVDEIAYAIGAKAVPDMETDLAPFRVRSRVHFGTPMDDAPEIAAMVWDKVKELSVNPAKEVILLVGHGSRHDLFRSRWEKGINSLAQRVSEISGTSADYALLSPGNVRDKVTAWMERGCDVIVAPLFLSEGYFTEKVIPDRLEGLECRYSGRTLLPHPLLPQWMESQAKLLLLSLKS, from the coding sequence ATGACGAAGCCGGGTGTGCTGGTTATTAGTCATGGTTCGCGTGAACAGAAATGGGTGTCGCTTGTGGACGAAGCCGTCCACAGTCTGGCGTCCCGTATGGATATACCGGTCGTCTCTTCGTACCTGGAACTGGTAGAGGGCCGTCTGATTCAGGACGGCATCACGGCCTTGGAAGACCAGGGTGTCACCGACATTGTGGTCATTCCTCTATTTGTCTCGTCCGGCAGCACACATGTCGACGAAATAGCTTATGCTATAGGAGCGAAGGCCGTTCCGGACATGGAGACGGACCTGGCGCCGTTTCGGGTCCGGTCCCGGGTTCATTTTGGCACGCCGATGGACGACGCCCCCGAGATTGCGGCCATGGTATGGGATAAGGTAAAAGAGCTGTCCGTGAACCCTGCGAAGGAGGTTATTCTTCTTGTCGGACACGGCAGCCGGCATGATCTGTTTCGCAGCCGCTGGGAAAAGGGTATTAACTCTTTGGCACAGCGAGTTAGCGAGATAAGCGGAACAAGCGCGGATTATGCTTTACTCAGTCCCGGCAATGTTCGGGACAAGGTGACAGCATGGATGGAGCGCGGCTGCGATGTGATCGTAGCTCCGCTTTTTTTGAGTGAGGGGTATTTTACGGAGAAGGTGATACCTGATCGGCTCGAGGGGCTGGAATGCCGATATTCCGGCAGAACCTTGCTTCCGCACCCGCTGCTGCCGCAGTGGATGGAGTCGCAGGCCAAACTTCTTCTTCTATCCTTGAAATCATAA
- a CDS encoding diacylglycerol kinase: MRNARLIYNPTSGREEMKRRLADILHRLDSAGIETSCHATTGEGDATREAADAVERGYDLVIAAGGDGTLNEVINGMAGRDNLPPLGIFPLGTTNDFARALGISKNWEEYCDLVIRGETRPIDVGKANDRYFINIAGGGTLTELTYEVPSKLKTMIGQLAYYLKGIEKMVSLAPQELIINASGHPAIHDEFMVFLIANSNSVGGFDKIAPGASIDDGLFDVIALRKCNLAEFVRVATLALRGEHINDKRVVHFRTDYMEVVSPGPVQLNLDGEFGGVLPGTFRVLPQHLRIFG, from the coding sequence ATGAGAAATGCAAGGTTAATCTATAACCCAACCTCCGGCCGGGAGGAAATGAAGCGTCGGCTTGCTGATATATTGCACCGTCTGGACAGTGCTGGCATCGAAACCTCCTGTCATGCAACGACCGGAGAGGGGGATGCGACCCGTGAAGCGGCGGATGCCGTCGAACGCGGATACGATCTTGTGATCGCAGCCGGCGGAGACGGTACGCTCAATGAGGTCATCAACGGGATGGCCGGCAGGGATAATCTCCCTCCGCTCGGTATTTTCCCGCTGGGGACCACGAACGATTTTGCGCGGGCGCTCGGCATCTCGAAGAACTGGGAGGAGTACTGCGATCTGGTCATTCGGGGCGAGACGCGTCCGATTGACGTGGGCAAAGCGAATGATCGTTACTTCATTAATATCGCGGGCGGCGGTACGCTGACCGAGCTCACGTATGAGGTGCCAAGCAAGCTGAAGACGATGATCGGGCAGCTGGCGTATTATTTGAAGGGGATCGAGAAAATGGTCAGCCTCGCGCCGCAGGAGCTCATCATCAACGCCAGCGGTCATCCGGCGATCCATGACGAATTCATGGTGTTCCTCATTGCGAACAGCAACTCGGTTGGCGGCTTCGACAAAATCGCGCCGGGCGCGAGCATCGACGACGGCTTGTTCGACGTCATTGCGCTGCGCAAGTGCAATCTGGCGGAGTTCGTGCGTGTAGCTACGCTCGCCCTGCGCGGCGAGCATATCAACGACAAGCGGGTCGTGCATTTCCGCACCGACTATATGGAGGTCGTCTCTCCGGGACCGGTTCAGCTGAACCTGGATGGTGAGTTCGGCGGCGTCCTGCCGGGCACGTTCCGTGTCCTGCCGCAGCATTTAAGGATTTTTGGCTGA
- the rlmD gene encoding 23S rRNA (uracil(1939)-C(5))-methyltransferase RlmD, whose amino-acid sequence MKKNRKGSDTRRSGKPSASAASAASAALLDLPVAKNDEVVIDIIGMNHDGEGVGRADGYALFVQGALPGEKARVKVLKTKKQYGYAKLLELVEQSPNRIAAPCPIYDQCGGCQLQHMNYAGQLEWKRQLVVDNLERIGKLRVMREAEDDGAMRAGDEQSATDGGGDIENSETNGANPTVSGLESDQEGILVRPTLGMSEPWRYRNKSQVPIGVTEGGLVGGFYARGSHRIVDMETCLIQHEQNDEVVSRVKAIGRKLGITAYNEETGQGLLRHVVVKMGFATREMMIVLVTNGERIPRVNEWIAAIREELPAVVSICQNVNTRKTNVIFGDVTRVLWGREVIHDYIGDVKFAISARSFYQVNPAQTEVLYGKTVEYAGLTGEETVIDAYCGIGTISLFLAQHAKKVYGVEIVKEAIEDARANAELNGMKHVEFEVGASEDVIPRWKEQGIEADVIVVDPPRKGCDPRLLETILEMKPERVVYVSCNPSTLARDLRVLEDGGYRTVEVTPVDMFPHTVHVESVAVLVMKD is encoded by the coding sequence ATGAAGAAGAACCGCAAGGGAAGCGACACGCGCCGCAGCGGCAAGCCGTCGGCTTCGGCGGCTTCGGCGGCTTCAGCGGCCCTCCTGGACCTGCCGGTGGCCAAGAACGACGAGGTCGTGATCGATATTATAGGAATGAACCATGACGGAGAAGGGGTCGGCCGTGCCGACGGCTACGCCCTGTTCGTTCAGGGCGCCCTGCCAGGCGAGAAGGCACGGGTGAAGGTGCTCAAAACCAAGAAGCAGTATGGCTACGCCAAGCTACTGGAGCTGGTTGAACAGAGCCCAAACCGCATCGCGGCCCCCTGCCCGATCTACGACCAATGCGGCGGCTGCCAGCTGCAGCATATGAATTATGCCGGTCAGCTGGAGTGGAAGCGCCAGCTGGTGGTGGACAATCTGGAGCGGATTGGGAAGCTGCGGGTGATGCGTGAGGCGGAAGATGATGGAGCGATGCGTGCGGGCGATGAGCAGAGTGCCACAGATGGTGGAGGGGACATTGAGAATTCTGAAACCAATGGGGCGAATCCTACCGTGTCCGGCCTTGAATCAGATCAAGAGGGGATCCTCGTGCGGCCGACACTCGGTATGAGCGAGCCTTGGCGCTACCGCAACAAATCCCAGGTGCCGATCGGCGTAACGGAAGGCGGCCTGGTCGGCGGCTTCTATGCCCGCGGCAGCCACCGGATCGTGGACATGGAGACATGCCTCATCCAGCACGAACAGAACGACGAGGTCGTAAGCCGCGTTAAAGCCATCGGGCGGAAGCTAGGCATCACCGCCTACAATGAAGAGACAGGCCAAGGCCTGCTTCGCCATGTGGTGGTTAAGATGGGTTTTGCTACCCGGGAGATGATGATTGTACTCGTCACGAACGGCGAGCGGATACCGCGCGTGAACGAGTGGATCGCTGCGATCCGTGAGGAACTCCCGGCTGTGGTGAGCATCTGCCAGAACGTGAATACACGCAAGACGAACGTGATTTTCGGTGATGTGACTCGTGTCCTGTGGGGGCGTGAGGTTATCCATGATTATATCGGAGATGTGAAGTTTGCGATTTCTGCACGTTCCTTCTACCAAGTGAACCCGGCTCAGACCGAAGTGCTGTATGGTAAGACGGTTGAGTATGCGGGATTGACCGGGGAAGAGACCGTGATCGACGCCTATTGCGGCATCGGTACGATATCCCTGTTCTTGGCCCAACATGCCAAGAAGGTGTATGGGGTCGAGATCGTGAAGGAAGCGATCGAGGATGCGCGTGCGAATGCGGAGCTTAATGGTATGAAGCATGTGGAGTTCGAGGTCGGCGCGTCTGAGGATGTGATTCCGCGTTGGAAAGAGCAGGGCATCGAGGCGGATGTCATCGTGGTCGATCCGCCACGTAAAGGGTGCGATCCGCGCCTGCTAGAGACGATTCTTGAGATGAAACCGGAGCGCGTGGTATATGTGAGTTGTAATCCGTCTACGCTGGCAAGGGATTTGCGGGTGTTGGAGGATGGCGGGTATCGCACGGTGGAGGTCACGCCGGTGGATATGTTCCCGCATACGGTGCATGTGGAGAGTGTGGCGGTGTTGGTTATGAAAGACTAG